In Candidatus Bathyarchaeota archaeon, a single genomic region encodes these proteins:
- a CDS encoding DNA primase large subunit PriL: MLTNIDLAKYPFTREAAEYIESLELKIEELALAEFNSIINRAEERIKEAVMNFKISKEWTSNDVEVLSFPTAIALLSKIKDEKIKRRYALSEAKRAYEFLINDEEEKIIYIARETFKWKIDFAEAIFNSQLFAFKLYFSDYLRNAIKIKDAKWKLTNRILKEGYVFITKEEAARLLEEEIQKKILSKIENSKIEVKNLEERIKKIICYSNKLSSTLSIEFPKKTVFSAFPPCIKKIYEMVTSGGHASHMERFTLTAFLLNLGLKPEDVTQIFKGISDFDEEKTRYQIEHISGARGSGVKYSPPKCSTLKTYGLCVNQDELCKKIKHPLTYYKKSLKLWRKK, encoded by the coding sequence ATGTTAACTAACATAGATTTAGCTAAATATCCTTTTACTAGAGAAGCGGCGGAATATATTGAAAGTTTAGAGCTTAAAATAGAGGAGTTAGCTTTAGCTGAATTCAACTCGATAATAAATAGAGCTGAAGAAAGAATAAAAGAAGCTGTAATGAATTTTAAAATATCAAAGGAGTGGACAAGCAACGATGTTGAAGTTTTATCTTTTCCAACAGCAATAGCCTTATTAAGTAAAATTAAAGATGAAAAAATAAAGCGTAGATATGCTTTATCAGAAGCAAAAAGAGCGTATGAATTTTTAATAAATGATGAAGAAGAAAAAATTATTTATATAGCTAGGGAAACATTTAAATGGAAAATAGATTTTGCTGAGGCAATTTTTAATTCTCAATTATTTGCTTTTAAATTGTATTTTTCAGATTATTTAAGAAATGCTATAAAAATTAAGGATGCTAAATGGAAGTTAACCAATAGAATCCTGAAAGAAGGTTATGTATTTATAACTAAAGAAGAAGCTGCAAGGCTTCTTGAAGAAGAAATTCAAAAGAAAATTTTAAGTAAAATAGAAAACTCTAAAATTGAAGTAAAAAACCTTGAAGAACGAATAAAAAAAATAATTTGCTATTCAAATAAACTAAGCTCAACTTTATCCATAGAGTTTCCTAAAAAAACTGTTTTTTCAGCATTTCCACCATGCATAAAAAAGATTTATGAAATGGTGACATCTGGCGGTCACGCATCTCATATGGAAAGATTCACTTTAACAGCTTTTCTTTTAAACCTAGGTTTAAAACCTGAAGATGTAACTCAAATTTTTAAAGGAATCTCAGATTTCGATGAAGAAAAAACAAGGTATCAAATTGAGCATATAAGTGGTGCAAGGGGCTCAGGAGTTAAATACTCGCCGCCAAAATGTTCAACCCTTA